TGTCCAAGGCCGAGCTTAGGGCCACTAACACCAATCAGCATATCATAGCAGAAGGCGCATGTAGAGACTCACTTGATTCGAGCGAAATGTATTTTACGTCCATCAGACGTTTCTGCCAGCAGACATACATAGATAAGTTTGTTTGCAAACTTGTCCGGGGGCTTCTCATTGATGAATCCAATGTCGGCCTTGACTTGGATATTTACACCTTCTGGTGCTTTTGTTACCTTCATTGTACGGTTAGTAATGGCCCAATCGACTGGTCAGAAGAGCTTACAGATGATGGCTGGATATGGAGCGACACGCGGAGCTTCGGGAATGACTTCAAGGCGTTCAAGACTGTAAGACCAAAAGGCGGGTTCCTTCCGACGATTGTCTCGATTCGTCGCGCATCGGTAGCTTCAAGATCTTCGATGCCTCGAATACCAGCATTGACAAGCTTTCGAACCGATACAGGGCCAATAGTAGGAACTTGAATCATTTGCAAGGGACTGTCATCCCAGGCTCTTGATCCTAGAGAGCGCTCCAGCATTAGTGCACTGTGTATGCCCACTGAATCTCCAGAGCATATCTGACAGTCTATAATGCACCTGATCAGACTGCTGGTGGACTTGAATACCATTGCCACTTCTTGCAGGTACTGTTGTCTGTGCTTGCCTACTTCACCGTCCCACGACATCTCTGCCGAACCCAGTACGGACTGGATAATGAGCGACACTTTCTGAGCTGGTGAATCTAGATTGACCGGTATCGGAAAGCGAACAGACGGTGACTTGTTCAGACCCTTGTAAAGGCTCTTTTCGCCTTGACGAAAGCGCACCTTCGAGAACTCACTAGCTTGAGCTATTACAGAAAGCTACAAACAATATGGGTTAGTGGGCGCTTTACAGAAATCGAGTTGTGTGACTTACAATTTCCGATAACGTCGATTTAGGTTGGAGGTCGACGAACAATTTCATCGTTTCAAAGTGAACGTAGTAGCGTGCCATAGCGCGGCCGTACTCGGTGCATCGGAAGTGTTGTTCACCTATAGCAAGGTTATACTCTCGCAGTAGAGCAATGTCGCGAAAGCAGATGTCGTCAACCTGTTCTTGGATGCCCTGACCACTCCGTGAGCCCTCAAGCTTGTAGTAGGTTGGATTTTGCTGGAGCCGGACGTAGAGGAAGGTGCCCATGAGCCACTTTCTAGCCGAGTTCAGATCCCGAATTGTTCCAAGAACAATCTCGGCATTCATGTGGTCAATTAGATTAAGGTGCAGTTTGCTCTCGAGAACCTCTTCGCCAGTGACTAGTGTTTCATACCTTCGGACCTTGGTTTGTCGAGTCATGATGACTGCGATTGCGCTGTCGTCGAACTGGGGTCGACCAGCACGGCCGAGCATCTGCATCATTTCAAGATCAGAGTACTCCTGCATTCCATCTTGGGTCCATAACATCGTATTTTTGACAATGACAAGGTGACATGGCAGGTTAACTCCAACGGCCAATGTTGACGTACAGCAAATCACATTGATGTCACCCTGCAGGAAACCCTTCTCTACCTCCGTACGGTCGTCAGGGTCAAGACCAGCATGATGGAAAGCCACGCCTGAAGCAACCAGCTCGCGCAGGTCTTTGTTGTGGAGGCGTGGAGCTTGTGCTGGAGGGTTCCAAAGACGGTCGTATCCGCTTCTTGAGGCCCACCAATTTGCTATGAGCTTTGCAGTGTTGACAGTAGAGTTTCTCGTAGCACAGAAAACCATCATCGGCTTTCGTTCTGAATATTTGGTGATGATCTCTGGCAGTCTGGTATCGAGTTGCTTCTCGAAAGCGAAGTCGTTATTGTTGTGGCATACGTATCCACAGACATATCTTGTCAGCTTGACTGGGCGAAATTCTTCTCCAAACTTCTCCTTTGGGGCAGGGATATGCGGTTCCGCCGAGTTCTTCCCTAACCAAGACGCCACATCGTGAAAGTTAGGAATGGTCGCCGACAGTGCCACAAAACGAACATCGGTCCCGATAGACTTCATCCGCGACACTACGACCTCGAGGACAGCGCCGCGATCTTCCTTCAAGATATGGACCTCATCAATGAGGAACAGCTTAATGAGCTTCATCAACTTCTCGTGGTCCTTCCACTTCCTGGTCATGCTGTCCCATTTCTCGGGTGTGGTAATGATAATGTTTGCGCTCTGAACGTTGCGAAGGTCAGAAGCATCGCTATCCCCGGTAAGCCCGGCACACTTCAGACCAATCTGAGTGAACTTCTGGTCCCAATCTCGTTGTCTTTCAGAACAAAGCGCCTTTGTAGGGGCCTGATAAACGACTTTGTACTGGCCTGTTGTGTTTGTAGCGACAGCTCGGCAGACAGCAAGTTCCAGGATTGCCGTCTTCCCGCTGCCGGTAGGCGACGCGAGGACGAAGTTGTCGTTTGATTTGAAAACTCGGTCAAAACATTTGGACTGTATAGCATTGAACGTAGGAAACGGGAAAACTGTCCGGAGGCGATCTGGAAGATCCGAGATAGGTACAAGTGGAATGTCTTGCACGATCGGCGGCGAATGTGTTATGTTGACCGAAGTAGGCTTTGACCTTGTGTTTGTGACCTGCTGGAACGGACGGCCGATGTCCTGTCGTGGTGGCCCTGAACAAAAACCCCCGTCTTCAAAAGGGGACCTAGCATCTTCTCTCAAATTCACCATAGACTGAGGCGGTGTGGCTTCGAAACGGCGATGTTGTGAAGCCTGTTGGGATGTGTTAAACTCATGCTGTCCGGTTCGCCGTTTACTAGCATTTAACGCGGGGCTTGATGAGGCACCACACGGGATGTCAGAACTTGGCTCCAGAGGCTGATTGGGGTTGTATTCAAATCGATCTGTATTGTTAAGAAAAGTGATACATACGGTCAAGAAGTAGGACTTACTGAATGACTCGCGAACAGCATTCTTAGGGTAGACTTGCTCATCTGATACGAATTAACAAAACTCTATCATACCATGGAGAAATTTGTACTTCTGTCATCGTATATCTCCTGGTACGTTTGCTGAATTTGTGGCTGCGATCGTTCAGTTTCCATGATTCCGTTGCCGAAGAGCCTAGAAGAGGTAGGGGCTAAAGATAGCCGCGCTCGACCTTGTATGGCCTGACGCTGCCGGTCGTCGTACGGTTGCTGGAGCGTACGCTCATCTGTACCTCATCAGCTCAATCTTGCTTCTCTGTCGTTCGACGCTTACCAAACGAGTCGTACCCGTAATCATCATCTTCCACTACGTCGTACATGGGGTGATCGTGCTGGATAGTACGATAGCGTTGTCTAGGCACTACTGGTCTCGGTGTCTGCACGAATTGTGGCTGGAAAACGTTATATTGTGGTTGTGATGGTCTTTGCTGACCGGCTCCTTGTGAGAAGTAGTAGCGCTCACCCATGATCAGGACGCAGAAAGTATGTGAAACACAGTATCAAAGCATTCTTGGTAACACAAAGAAGCGATTGCATAAAACTCGGTGGAATCGCCGCCGGACGAAATGATTATGTGGCCAGAGGTGAGGTGAGAGGTGACGTGTGGGGTCGAGACGAAAGAAGAAGTTACGACGAAGGAAGTCGCAGCATCACGCGTCATCCCGGAACGCCACGCCTGACTTGCACAGTGCGAAGGCAGGGTTTCCAGTTTGATGGAGGTAATAGATACAGTAGCTAAGTCGATCCCTTCAAGTTGAAGGCATCGTGCATGGCTGCCCCACTTGAGCACAATACCAGGCTGTATAGCAGCAGTGGCGCTACCAAACACATCCGTCCAGTAGGCTTGTGTATTGATAGGCATCGCAGATTAGTTCCTAGTAAAGCGGGGCAATGTAATCCCTAATGTGTTGCAAATCGCGCATTGGATCCTGCTGTCCATAGCGTAGACTTGATGCTAGCACTTTGGACCCAGGTATCAACTCCGAGAATGGAGTAGAATGGTTGATGCTTCAGAATCCACAAGGCTCAAGCATTCCGCTTTGTAGATTGCCCACCTGTAGAGGGTGTAGCAAGCCTTGAGGTGCTATCAGCCCTTACTCTTGTGTCGGCGTGCTCGTTGCCGAAGGAAGACGGCCTATGATCTACTGTAGTCTTCTCAAAACTAGCTATCTTTACTGGCCCTTGTCGAGGACTGCGCTCTGGCTTGGTATATAAGTACGTTGCGAAGAGTACGACCAAAGTACCGATAAAGAACTACATTGGTTAGCAAATTTTTTGATATTGAGGCCGATTGTGCACTTACCGACCGGGTAACCCTGAAGTCGAACAAAGCTACGCTTACAACGCAGCTGATGATGATAGAAATGCTCGTAGCAAAGTTCTTGGCAATGTTGTCCGCGTAGTTGATGACAAGTGCAACGATGACGCCGCCCATAGCTTGGAATATGATGGCTGCCCACACCACCCAATTATATCCTGCGAAGAAGCCAGTCTTTGCAATGATCTCGCCGTCTTTCCATAAGACGCCCAGAAACAGCGCAGGGAACAACGACCAGAATGACAGCTGACAGTTGCGCACCCACAACGATGTGTTCTTGGTACTCGACTCTTTCAAGGTTTTCTCGAATGAAACACCTGCAAGGCCAGACAGGGCACAAGCTACCAAGACTGCAGCCAGGCCGACAGAGCTGTTCATTTCCGGGGAGACCATGCCGCGATCTTCCTTGATGCCCTCGTATGACCCAGATCGCGTCGTTAAGCGTACAACAGCATGGCTGCCAAGATCTCGTAGCTCTTCTAGCGATCGCGGCCAGGTTTTGGAATCAGGATCTCGCAGCGACTCCATTGTTGCAGGCTCGGCGGTATATCCTGGTAGCTGAACGATTGACACGCCAATCACTAATACGAGTAGAGACAGCCACTTGCGCGATGACAAACTCCTGCCCAGCATCAGGACACTGAACATGGCCGTGGTCAGGATCTTAAGCTGGTATGTGACTTGGAACGACGCCGCATCTAAATTGCTGACTGCTATGTACTGCAGTGTGTTCTGCAAGGTGTAGAGCAAGGCCGGTATCGCAAGCTTCCAGCTCTCGTTCGTGAACATGGCGGTTGTTAGGGCATGGAAGAGGGTCGCGACGGTCGTGTTCGATGGTAGGCTTTTGGACAGATCATAGAGAGCATGCATATATCCGTCAGCGCACTCATCATGCAGTAAACCTGTACTGGGCAAGCATACCATGGTCAAGCTTATTGCCAGCTTTATGACTTCATTTAAGAAGACGCTTGTGCTTGTGTGGTATCTCTGCCCACCAACGACGGGCATGACGCGCGAGTAGTGCATGATCTAGTCGCACGTCAGTCATCGTTTCTATCTCCAAACTCCGGTCCAGATCAAGAGTCGCCGCTGTCGCTCGTGGTCGATCGAGGGTGGTTGCGCCGAGTCGTGTCGAAGCTGCATACCGAGGCATGTGGGACGTCATACCAGAATGAGGGCCGAATTCTGAAAGGTGAGCTGCACGAGCATTAGTGAGTGATCTTTTGAAATAATGAGCTGCGCTGCATACTGTGACCAAAGAAATATGTTTCATCGATATGCCGCCCAGCGACCCTGACGCTGATCTGCTACCCATGATGCCTGAGCCGTACGAGGTACCAAAGAATTCCGAGGTTGCTTGAAGCCGCGTGAAGCTCGCAACTGTGTTGCGTACAGAGCTCACAGAACAACACGAAGCGAGACGAAGGACCCAGGAAAGAAGTGACAGTAGGTAGGACGCCGTATCGTCCGGCCGCATGCGGGAAACGGACCTTGAGCAGTGCGCAGTCAGCCATTGTCCGCCGAGATGACGAACGTCGACCCCAGAAAGCGGGCTATAGTTAGCGCCGATCCTGATTCAGGGCCCACTTTGTCCACCTCTTCATCTCAGCATGTTGATGTTCAAAACATCTCACCAGCCACCAGAGGGCGGACTGTGATCCTCAACAAGTCACGGCGCTTACACCGAGTAAAATCGCGGTTTCCCTATGTACTCGCGTAGCACCCGAGGACATAGTTTCATACCTCACTCCGGTACCATGGCTGTCAACGCCTTGTAAGGCGTTGCCACGTCAGCCCTATCGACTACAACCATTAGAAAAAGTAAAGGGGCAGTCCCTGTTTCTTTCCATGCAACTGAGAGGCTCGCTCGCTAGTGTAAAGAGTGACTTCTAGTTATGTGGGCCAAAGCTTTTCCAGGTTTGTATAAAATTCACTCTCTCAAGAGGATGTGAATGGCTCCTTCTGATTTCAATCTATACGTGGCACGACAGCCTGACCTCAGTAGCCTTTCATCTGGACAGACTTTGTAAGTATGCTGCATCACCTAGCAGTTCACCTGGTGGTGACCCAGGTATTTCCTGCATGTTGGCGTGCTTCGTCGACGACTCAGCTCGTATCTCTGTGACGCCCCAGGAACCTCCACTTTCAGCAGTCTGTCGGCACTCTTCTGACGAGATTTTCATAGAGCGAGGAATACCACAGCAAGCAACAACATCAGCCCAGCGATCGCGCCGATGATCATACCAGCCATGGCACCTCCTGCTAGATCGCGTGAACCTGTATTGGCAACACCGAGCTCGTTGGGAATACCGACTGTACCACTGGAAAGCGGTCGAGATGAGCTCGAAGGTGAAAAAGGTTGCACAGATATCGATGTCTCTGTCGATGCCCAACTCGCAGACACGTTGCCGAACATTTGTGGTAGCAGCACTACCCTACGTTTGTCGTACAGCAACTTCTCGATCCTCCACAACACCATCGCTCATTATCTGCTTTGCCTGTGCAGGGTGTCATCCGTGCTGTTCGCTCGGGGTTTTCGGTTTGGCAGAAGCTTAGTTAATTCTCTCTATTATATTCTGCGTCGGTACAGTAATCGATACACTGTTGCTTGTGAGTCTTTCTTCAAAGCTCCGTACATCTGATACCAATGTGATACATACCCATTGGGGTTTTCGCTCTCCATATTTTGTATGCTTGTTCTGACATAGTCCATTCGGAAAACAGTCGTCGCGAGTGTAGCCTTCAGAGATGTTACCCCAGGCCGGATTACGGCGCTCCAAGGCACAGCAGGTCATTGCGGGTCCGCCGGTACTTGCACATGGTGCGTATGGGCTT
The Ascochyta rabiei chromosome 9, complete sequence DNA segment above includes these coding regions:
- a CDS encoding DNA helicase; the encoded protein is MGERYYFSQGAGQQRPSQPQYNVFQPQFVQTPRPVVPRQRYRTIQHDHPMYDVVEDDDYGYDSFDERTLQQPYDDRQRQAIQGRARLSLAPTSSRLFGNGIMETERSQPQIQQTYQEIYDDRNEQVYPKNAVRESFNRFEYNPNQPLEPSSDIPCGASSSPALNASKRRTGQHEFNTSQQASQHRRFEATPPQSMVNLREDARSPFEDGGFCSGPPRQDIGRPFQQVTNTRSKPTSVNITHSPPIVQDIPLVPISDLPDRLRTVFPFPTFNAIQSKCFDRVFKSNDNFVLASPTGSGKTAILELAVCRAVATNTTGQYKVVYQAPTKALCSERQRDWDQKFTQIGLKCAGLTGDSDASDLRNVQSANIIITTPEKWDSMTRKWKDHEKLMKLIKLFLIDEVHILKEDRGAVLEVVVSRMKSIGTDVRFVALSATIPNFHDVASWLGKNSAEPHIPAPKEKFGEEFRPVKLTRYVCGYVCHNNNDFAFEKQLDTRLPEIITKYSERKPMMVFCATRNSTVNTAKLIANWWASRSGYDRLWNPPAQAPRLHNKDLRELVASGVAFHHAGLDPDDRTEVEKGFLQGDINVICCTSTLAVGVNLPCHLVIVKNTMLWTQDGMQEYSDLEMMQMLGRAGRPQFDDSAIAVIMTRQTKVRRYETLVTGEEVLESKLHLNLIDHMNAEIVLGTIRDLNSARKWLMGTFLYVRLQQNPTYYKLEGSRSGQGIQEQVDDICFRDIALLREYNLAIGEQHFRCTEYGRAMARYYVHFETMKLFVDLQPKSTLSEILSVIAQASEFSKVRFRQGEKSLYKGLNKSPSVRFPIPVNLDSPAQKVSLIIQSVLGSAEMSWDGEVGKHRQQYLQEVAMVFKSTSSLIRCIIDCQICSGDSVGIHSALMLERSLGSRAWDDSPLQMIQVPTIGPVSVRKLVNAGIRGIEDLEATDARRIETIVGRNPPFGLTVLNALKSFPKLRVSLHIQPSSVTKAPEGVNIQVKADIGFINEKPPDKFANKLIYVCLLAETSDGRKIHFARINGPKLGLGQSLVFPAFLTSPDQKINCYLMCEGIGE
- a CDS encoding UDP-galactose transporter Gms1 produces the protein MRPDDTASYLLSLLSWVLRLASCCSVSSVRNTVASFTRLQATSEFFGTSYGSGIMGSRSASGSLGGISMKHISLVTLTFQNSALILIMHYSRVMPVVGGQRYHTSTSVFLNEVIKLAISLTMALYDLSKSLPSNTTVATLFHALTTAMFTNESWKLAIPALLYTLQNTLQYIAVSNLDAASFQVTYQLKILTTAMFSVLMLGRSLSSRKWLSLLVLVIGVSIVQLPGYTAEPATMESLRDPDSKTWPRSLEELRDLGSHAVVRLTTRSGSYEGIKEDRGMVSPEMNSSVGLAAVLVACALSGLAGVSFEKTLKESSTKNTSLWVRNCQLSFWSLFPALFLGVLWKDGEIIAKTGFFAGYNWVVWAAIIFQAMGGVIVALVINYADNIAKNFATSISIIISCVVSVALFDFRVTRSFFIGTLVVLFATYLYTKPERSPRQGPVKIASFEKTTVDHRPSSFGNEHADTRVRADSTSRLATPSTGGQSTKRNA